In one Methanobrevibacter arboriphilus genomic region, the following are encoded:
- a CDS encoding homoserine dehydrogenase, which yields MKDLKIILMGFGAVGKGVAEAISIKKDNIKDKFDVNLKLVAVADSSSSAISGDGLDEKILIETKEKEGTLSKYPDFGCDVNGLDVLNQVDYDLLVEATPTNIDDGEPAKSLTIKAFESGKDVVTSNKGHLALFFSEMIDIADKNNVEFKYEASVGGAMPIINFAEETLPSSNISSIIGILNGTTNYILSRMTTEGSSYKNTLEESQQLGIAETDPTQDVEGIDAACKTVILANSIFKVPATYSDVKVEGISKITSEAIELAKKEGYLIKLIAEVSKDSLSVSPRLVKNNSPYAIEGTLNMATIRTDLADEVTVVGKGAGSIETASAMLTDIINIIKKKY from the coding sequence ATGAAAGATTTAAAAATAATTTTAATGGGATTTGGTGCTGTTGGTAAAGGAGTGGCTGAAGCAATATCCATTAAAAAAGATAATATTAAGGATAAATTTGACGTTAACCTTAAGTTAGTAGCTGTTGCTGATTCATCTTCTTCAGCTATTTCAGGTGATGGATTAGATGAAAAAATCTTAATTGAAACAAAGGAAAAAGAAGGAACACTATCTAAATATCCTGACTTTGGTTGTGATGTTAATGGTTTAGATGTTTTAAATCAGGTTGATTATGATTTATTAGTTGAAGCTACTCCCACTAATATTGATGATGGTGAACCTGCAAAATCATTAACTATTAAAGCTTTTGAGTCAGGAAAAGACGTTGTAACATCAAATAAAGGTCATTTAGCTTTGTTCTTTTCTGAAATGATAGATATTGCAGATAAAAATAATGTTGAATTTAAGTATGAAGCTTCTGTTGGAGGAGCTATGCCTATTATAAATTTTGCTGAAGAAACTTTACCTAGTTCAAATATTTCTTCGATTATTGGAATTTTAAATGGAACAACTAATTATATTCTTTCAAGAATGACTACTGAAGGATCATCCTATAAAAATACTCTTGAAGAGTCTCAACAATTAGGAATAGCTGAAACTGATCCAACTCAAGATGTTGAAGGTATCGATGCAGCATGTAAAACAGTAATTTTAGCTAATTCTATTTTTAAAGTTCCAGCTACTTATTCTGATGTTAAAGTAGAAGGAATTTCAAAGATTACTTCTGAAGCTATTGAATTAGCTAAAAAAGAAGGTTATCTTATTAAGCTAATAGCTGAAGTATCTAAAGATAGTCTCAGTGTATCCCCTAGGCTTGTCAAAAATAACAGTCCTTATGCTATTGAAGGTACTTTAAATATGGCTACAATAAGAACTGACCTTGCAGATGAAGTTACTGTCGTAGGAAAAGGTGCAGGATCTATTGAAACAGCTTCTGCTATGCTTACAGATATTATTAATATAATTAAAAAGAAATATTAG
- a CDS encoding amino acid-binding protein, with product MKMNLVLELQDVPGQLLSVLEPISTLGTNLVTVIHQRDFKNERGMIPVQITIEGERGNLKQVIEKLKEMNITILELDGVVVKEKLSTILIGHVIDTDIKDTMDKINALEGVSVVGLDVKLEEELESSAMIIVESDAGKKAIVLNKIQDIADDKGLLVVNEV from the coding sequence ATGAAAATGAACTTAGTTCTAGAACTTCAAGATGTTCCAGGGCAACTTTTATCAGTACTTGAGCCAATTAGTACTCTTGGCACAAATTTAGTAACTGTTATTCACCAAAGGGATTTTAAAAATGAAAGAGGAATGATTCCTGTTCAGATAACAATTGAAGGTGAAAGAGGAAATCTTAAACAAGTTATAGAGAAATTAAAAGAAATGAATATAACTATTCTTGAATTAGATGGAGTAGTTGTAAAAGAAAAACTCAGTACTATCTTAATTGGTCATGTTATTGATACTGATATTAAAGACACAATGGATAAGATTAATGCTCTTGAAGGAGTATCAGTTGTTGGTCTTGATGTTAAACTTGAAGAAGAATTAGAATCTTCTGCTATGATTATTGTTGAATCTGATGCTGGTAAAAAAGCTATTGTTCTCAATAAAATTCAAGATATTGCTGATGATAAAGGTCTTTTAGTTGTAAATGAAGTATAA